In Carboxydocella sporoproducens DSM 16521, the following are encoded in one genomic region:
- a CDS encoding cobalt-precorrin 5A hydrolase: MKKISFWALTKGGQETASLLAQLWQKAYPQTDVATFFPEVMQPSLKEKIKLEFDRWDAHVFIMASGIVVRCIAPCLKSKLHDPAVIVGDEKGQYLVSLLSGHWGNANWLTKELARLSNATPVITTSTDVQGITSIEDLIKLLKANPESLKPAKKLNSTLANSGTLKVFWDNKSLLTTPLPLPERYEYTDNLINADLIFSNSQLTEIDPDKQLLLRIPYFALGIGCRKNISFHQLWRNLQSFLSSGNIAISAIKALCSITLKKNEPAIWELSQKLNLPLYFFEAEELKTYESEQNFSAFVKKTTGVGCICEPAAMKACQKPKLIIPKTSYPQTTFALAADISILSELDQVIRNK; the protein is encoded by the coding sequence ATGAAAAAAATTTCTTTTTGGGCTCTGACTAAAGGTGGACAGGAGACAGCTTCTTTACTGGCCCAACTTTGGCAAAAAGCTTATCCGCAGACTGATGTTGCTACTTTTTTTCCAGAAGTAATGCAGCCATCATTAAAAGAAAAAATCAAACTGGAATTTGATAGATGGGATGCCCATGTTTTTATTATGGCATCTGGTATTGTCGTACGCTGTATAGCACCCTGTTTAAAGTCTAAACTGCATGACCCGGCAGTTATTGTTGGGGATGAAAAAGGACAATATCTAGTTAGTTTACTGAGTGGCCACTGGGGTAATGCTAATTGGCTTACCAAAGAATTGGCTCGTTTAAGTAATGCTACACCGGTTATAACTACCTCAACTGATGTTCAAGGCATCACATCAATTGAAGATTTAATCAAGCTCCTTAAAGCGAACCCTGAAAGTTTAAAACCGGCTAAGAAATTAAATTCAACGCTTGCCAACTCTGGAACTTTAAAAGTTTTCTGGGATAATAAAAGTTTACTAACTACACCACTACCTCTTCCAGAACGATATGAGTATACTGACAATCTTATAAATGCAGATCTAATCTTTTCCAATTCCCAGCTAACTGAAATTGATCCAGACAAACAATTGTTATTGCGTATACCCTATTTTGCATTAGGTATAGGTTGTCGTAAAAATATTTCTTTTCATCAACTCTGGCGCAATTTGCAAAGTTTTCTTTCCTCCGGCAATATTGCCATTTCTGCAATTAAAGCTCTCTGTTCAATTACGTTAAAAAAGAATGAACCAGCTATTTGGGAACTGAGTCAAAAATTAAATTTACCCCTTTATTTTTTTGAGGCTGAGGAACTGAAAACTTATGAGTCAGAACAAAATTTTTCTGCCTTTGTCAAAAAAACAACAGGAGTTGGTTGTATATGCGAACCGGCAGCAATGAAGGCATGTCAAAAGCCGAAACTAATAATTCCCAAAACCAGTTATCCCCAAACAACCTTTGCTCTGGCAGCGGACATATCTATATTATCGGAATTGGACCAGGTAATAAGGAACAAATGA